In Colletotrichum lupini chromosome 6, complete sequence, a single window of DNA contains:
- a CDS encoding eIF3 subunit 6 N terminal domain-containing protein, translated as PEPDGRRHHTPLPPPPPLRRRLHTSIFSIRYFPKLPPDRQHLHSSTTRKYTSPIMEDVYAALGEESILPKLASQLSRHLVFPLIEFEAGRAEEKGDDAGARKILAGKIKLLEDTNMADYVAQLYQDLNGGAEAPAEYAKKRNEVIAQLEKYEQDTAKISELLTREDVVGALRSDKVANLEFLKKDHDVTIEMVNALYEFGQFQFRCGNYGAAAELLYQFRVLSTDNDRVASATWGKLASEILTTNWDSAVEEIMKVKESIDSKLFNNPRAQLDHRTMLVHWALFPLFNHEAAREPILDLFFSAAYINTIQTACPWVLRYLIAAVITGRSRSRNSSLQAKQMKDIIRYVRQEAYEYADPVTEFVSALYVAHDFNAAREALRKAEEVCRADFFLMSSSDAFVDAARHLICESYCKIFSRMNIRDLSAKLGLNPDDGEKWIVNLIRETRLDAKIDSQEGTVIMNHPPNNVYQQVIEKTKGGFFRTQVLTAAVSK; from the exons CCCGAACCGGACGGCCGACGACACCACACCCccctccctcctcctcctcccctcaGGCGACGACTCCATACCTCGATTTTCTCGATCCGGTATTTTCCAAAATTGCCTCCCGACCGACAACACTTACACTCATCCACCACCCGAAAATACACCTCGCCCATCATGGAGGATGTCTATGCCGCCCTCGGCGAGGAGAGCATCCTGCCCAAGCTCGCGTCGCAGCTGTCCCGCCACCTCGTCTTCCCGCTGATCGAGTTCGAGGCCGGCCGTGCCGAGGAGAAGGGCGACGATGCCGGTGCCCGCAAGATCCTTGCCGGCAAGATCAAGCTGCTCGAGGATACCAACATGGCCGACTACGTCGCCCAGCTGTACCAGGACCTCAACGGCGGCGCCGAGGCGCCTGCCGAGTACGCCAAGAAGCGCAACGAGGTTATTGCGCAGCTTGAGAAGTACGAGCAGGACACGGCCAAGATCTCGGAGCTGTTGACTCGCGAGGACGTCGTTGGCGCCCTGCGCAGCGACAAGGTTGCCAACTTGGAGTTCTTGAAGAAGGATCACGAT GTCACCATCGAGATGGTCAACGCCCTGTACGAGTTTGGCCAGTTCCAGTTCCGCTGCGGCAACTACGGCGCCGCTGCCGAGCTGCTGTACCAGTTCCGTGTCCTGTCCACCGACAACGACCGCGTCGCCTCTGCCACCTGGGGTAAGCTCGCCTCCGAGATCCTCACCACCAACTGGGACTCTGCCGTCGAGGAGATTATGAAGGTCAAGGAGAGCATCGACAGCAAGCTCTTCAACAACCCCCGCGCGCAGCTCGACCACCGCACCATGCTGGTCCACTGGGCCCTCTTCCCCCTCTTCAACCACGAGGCCGCCCGCGAGCCCATCCTGGACCTCTTCTTCTCCGCCGCCTACATCAACACCATCCAGACCGCCTGCCCGTGGGTCCTGCGCTACCTCATCGCCGCCGTCATCACCGGCCGCTCCCGCTCCCGCAACTCCTCCCTGCAGGCCAAGCAGATGAAGGACATTATCCGCTACGTCCGCCAGGAGGCCTACGAGTACGCCGACCCCGTCACCGAGTTCGTCTCGGCCCTGTACGTCGCCCACGACTTCAACGCCGCCCGCGAGGCCCTCCGCAAGGCCGAGGAGGTCTGCCGTGCCGACTTCTTCCTCATGTCGTCGTCCGACGCTTTCGTCGACGCCGCGCGCCACCTCATCTGCGAGAGCTACTGCAAGATCTTCTCCCGCATGAACATCCGCGACCTCTCCGCCAAGCTCGGCCTCAACCCCGACGACGGCGAGAAGTGGATCGTCAACCTCATCCGCGAGACCCGCCTCGACGCAAAGATTGACAGCCAGGAGGGCACCGTCATCATGAACCACCCGCCCAACAACGTCTACCAGCAGGTCATTGAGAAGACGAAGGGCGGCTTCTTCCGCACGCAGGTGCTCACCGCCGCCGTCTCCAAGTAG